A window from Pseudomonas moraviensis encodes these proteins:
- a CDS encoding DeoR/GlpR family DNA-binding transcription regulator, with amino-acid sequence MHDHSIAELPSLRRQKILLLLERDGKVMASELSQHFAVSEDTIRRDLAELDNAGLVQRVHGGALPRPKDSGKDYFTRLDETDEIKVRLAQLAAQHIENGQIVLFDSGSTTLQVARALPADICITAVTASPLTAIALSEYKGVKVILAGGELNPHSMSASGQEALRLLAGIKADLAITGVCAIHPEVGITSLHFDEVPIKQAMLNSATRVIAVTTADKLGAVEPFVVAPCTRLHRLITERHPGSGNVEDYQRLGIVVEQLPD; translated from the coding sequence ATGCACGACCACTCCATCGCTGAATTGCCTTCGCTGCGCCGGCAGAAAATCCTTTTGCTTCTTGAGCGTGACGGCAAGGTCATGGCCTCCGAGCTGAGCCAGCATTTTGCAGTCTCCGAAGACACCATCCGCCGCGATCTCGCCGAACTGGACAACGCCGGTCTGGTGCAGCGCGTGCATGGCGGGGCGTTGCCGCGACCGAAAGATTCCGGCAAGGATTACTTCACCCGCCTGGATGAGACGGACGAGATCAAAGTGCGCCTGGCGCAATTGGCGGCCCAGCACATCGAGAACGGGCAGATTGTGTTGTTCGACTCCGGCTCGACCACTTTGCAGGTAGCGCGGGCGTTACCCGCCGACATCTGCATTACCGCCGTGACCGCATCACCGCTGACGGCGATTGCCCTGTCCGAATACAAGGGCGTGAAAGTGATTCTGGCGGGCGGCGAATTGAATCCGCATTCGATGTCGGCGAGTGGTCAGGAAGCGCTGCGACTGCTGGCGGGGATCAAGGCTGATCTGGCGATTACCGGCGTTTGTGCGATTCATCCCGAGGTCGGGATCACCTCGCTGCATTTCGATGAAGTGCCGATCAAACAGGCGATGCTCAACAGCGCGACGCGGGTAATTGCAGTGACCACGGCGGACAAGCTGGGGGCGGTGGAGCCGTTTGTGGTGGCGCCGTGCACGCGCCTGCACAGGCTGATTACCGAGCGGCATCCGGGGTCGGGGAATGTCGAGGATTACCAGCGGTTGGGGATTGTGGTGGAGCAGTTGCCGGATTGA
- a CDS encoding NAD(P)/FAD-dependent oxidoreductase — protein MTIRCNSYYTTTLNQDTDYPTLQGRHKVDVVIIGGGFTGVATAVELAEKGLKVAIVESHKIGWGATGRNGGQVTGSLSGDGAMRKQMRASLGDDVDDFIWHLRWRGHEIIRQRVEKYAIQCDLKHGHLHAAYKPSHMTDLRKDYDEAVRRGLGDEVSLLDRSQVCDLLQSELYHGAIKNTRNMHLHPLNLCIGEARAAESLGALIFENSEVLEIMHGDNPGVRTAHGQIDANQVMLAGDVYHKLEPGQLKGKIFPAMGGIVTTAPLGDLAQQINREDLAVYDCRFVLDYYRLTADGRLLFGGGANYSGKDSRNIAAELRPCIERTFPALKGVPIDYQWSCAMGIVINRIPQLGKLSDNVWYCQGYSGHGIATTHIMGEIMSRAITGQLEQFDTFAACQHIRVPMGDLLGNPLLAAGMWYYQMLERLR, from the coding sequence ATGACCATTCGCTGCAATTCCTACTACACCACCACCCTCAACCAGGACACCGACTACCCCACCCTGCAAGGCCGGCACAAGGTCGATGTGGTGATTATCGGCGGCGGTTTCACCGGTGTCGCCACTGCTGTCGAGCTGGCGGAAAAAGGCCTGAAAGTCGCCATCGTCGAAAGCCACAAAATTGGCTGGGGCGCCACCGGACGCAATGGCGGGCAAGTCACCGGCAGCCTCTCCGGCGACGGTGCGATGCGCAAACAGATGCGCGCCAGTCTTGGCGATGACGTCGACGATTTCATCTGGCACCTGCGCTGGCGCGGGCATGAAATCATCCGCCAGCGCGTCGAGAAATATGCGATCCAGTGCGACCTCAAACACGGCCATCTGCACGCGGCGTATAAGCCGAGCCACATGACCGATCTGCGCAAGGACTACGACGAAGCCGTGCGCCGAGGTCTGGGCGATGAAGTGAGCCTGCTCGACCGCAGCCAGGTTTGCGATCTGCTGCAAAGCGAGCTGTACCACGGCGCGATCAAGAACACCCGCAACATGCACCTGCACCCGCTCAACCTGTGCATCGGCGAAGCGCGGGCGGCCGAAAGCCTCGGTGCGCTGATCTTCGAAAACAGTGAAGTGCTGGAGATCATGCACGGCGACAACCCTGGCGTGCGCACCGCCCACGGCCAGATCGACGCCAATCAGGTGATGCTTGCCGGCGACGTCTATCACAAACTCGAACCGGGCCAGCTCAAGGGCAAGATTTTTCCGGCCATGGGCGGCATCGTCACCACCGCGCCGCTCGGCGATCTGGCGCAACAGATCAACCGCGAAGACCTCGCCGTCTATGACTGCCGATTCGTCCTCGATTACTACCGGCTCACCGCCGACGGCAGGTTGCTGTTTGGTGGTGGCGCGAATTACAGCGGCAAGGATTCGCGCAACATTGCTGCGGAGCTGCGCCCGTGCATCGAGCGCACGTTCCCGGCGCTAAAAGGCGTGCCGATCGATTACCAGTGGAGCTGCGCCATGGGCATCGTCATCAACCGCATCCCGCAACTGGGCAAGCTCTCGGACAACGTCTGGTACTGCCAAGGCTACTCGGGACACGGCATCGCCACCACGCACATCATGGGCGAAATCATGAGCCGGGCGATCACCGGACAGCTGGAGCAGTTCGACACCTTCGCCGCGTGCCAGCACATTCGCGTACCGATGGGCGACCTGCTCGGCAACCCGTTGCTGGCGGCGGGGATGTGGTATTACCAGATGCTTGAGCGGTTGCGCTGA
- a CDS encoding glutamine synthetase family protein, whose amino-acid sequence MKFAAIEDARLFLEQNPDIDMFELFILDANGVPRGKLLHREELLAVYESGRPLPSTILGLTVQGEDVENSGLVWDVGDIDCRAYPLQGSLVRLPWRQIPTAAVQVSMHPTEGLPASIADPRHLLIKVIDGLKAEGYHPIMACELEFYLLDAKRDHNGRPQPALDADGGRPRHTQVYGLRELEQIEPFLADLYSACKLHGIPARTAISEYAPGQVEITLEHGDALAAMDQAVRYKRLVKGVAHKHGMQATFMAKPFDDLAGTGMHMHVSLADADGRNLFASQDPAGTPLLRTAIGGMLASLLDSLLLFCPNANSYRRFQANSYAPLAPTWGVDNRTVSLRVPGGPAPTRHIEHRICGADANPYLAAAAILAGIHRGIREELDPGAPVEGNGYAQAKELLPTDWLTSLQALENSAWAREALGQEFLGVYLAVKRAEYRQFMAEVGEQDWRWYLTEA is encoded by the coding sequence ATGAAATTCGCAGCCATCGAAGACGCACGCCTGTTCCTCGAACAGAACCCCGATATCGACATGTTCGAGCTGTTCATTCTCGACGCCAACGGCGTGCCGCGCGGCAAGCTGTTGCACCGTGAAGAGCTGCTCGCCGTGTATGAAAGCGGCCGGCCACTGCCGAGCACGATTCTCGGTTTGACCGTGCAGGGCGAGGACGTCGAGAACTCCGGACTGGTCTGGGACGTCGGCGATATCGACTGCCGCGCCTATCCGCTGCAAGGCAGTCTGGTGCGCCTGCCATGGCGGCAGATTCCGACTGCAGCGGTGCAGGTCAGCATGCACCCGACCGAAGGCCTGCCGGCGAGCATCGCTGATCCTCGGCACTTGCTGATCAAGGTGATCGACGGGCTCAAGGCCGAGGGATATCACCCGATCATGGCCTGCGAGCTGGAGTTCTATCTGCTCGACGCCAAACGCGATCACAACGGCCGCCCGCAACCGGCGCTGGACGCTGATGGCGGGCGACCGCGACACACGCAAGTCTACGGTTTGCGCGAGCTGGAACAGATCGAACCGTTCCTCGCTGACCTCTACAGCGCCTGCAAACTGCACGGCATTCCGGCGCGCACGGCAATCTCCGAATACGCCCCGGGCCAGGTGGAAATCACCCTCGAACACGGCGATGCACTGGCTGCGATGGATCAGGCGGTGCGTTACAAACGCCTGGTCAAAGGCGTGGCGCACAAGCACGGCATGCAGGCGACATTCATGGCCAAGCCGTTCGACGATCTGGCCGGCACCGGCATGCACATGCACGTCAGCCTCGCGGACGCCGACGGCCGTAATCTGTTCGCCTCGCAAGACCCGGCCGGCACCCCGCTGTTGCGCACGGCGATTGGCGGCATGCTCGCGTCCCTGCTCGACTCGCTGCTGCTGTTTTGCCCCAACGCCAACTCCTACCGACGTTTCCAGGCCAACAGCTACGCGCCACTGGCGCCGACCTGGGGCGTCGACAACCGCACCGTCAGCCTGCGCGTTCCCGGCGGGCCAGCGCCGACGCGGCACATCGAACACCGCATCTGTGGCGCCGACGCCAACCCCTATCTGGCAGCGGCGGCGATCCTCGCCGGCATTCATCGTGGCATTCGTGAAGAGCTGGATCCGGGGGCGCCGGTCGAGGGCAATGGCTATGCCCAGGCTAAAGAGTTGTTGCCGACCGATTGGCTGACGTCGTTACAGGCGCTGGAAAATTCCGCGTGGGCACGGGAGGCGCTAGGGCAGGAATTCCTCGGGGTGTATCTGGCGGTGAAGCGTGCCGAGTATCGGCAGTTCATGGCGGAAGTGGGTGAGCAGGATTGGCGGTGGTACCTCACCGAAGCCTGA